Proteins from a genomic interval of Buchnera aphidicola (Brachycaudus cardui):
- the lysA gene encoding diaminopimelate decarboxylase, translated as MLQYPNYQQKFHLKKIKALIKKYQSPFWVYDSNIIYNKIKLLKNFDVIRFAQKSCSNINILRLMKNKNIKIDAVSLGEIERALLSGFQPNTNEIIFTADILDKETLSKVVNYKIPVNAGSLDMLTQIGKISPGHHIWLRINPGFGYGHSKKTNTGGENSKHGIWEPSLAIPIIKKYKLKLIGLHMHIGSGVNYVHLKKVCKSMIEHVYQLNQKISSISAGGGLPIPYNFNDKPININKYFVLWDTARKKISKFLGKKIELEIEPGRFLVAESGILISKVWAVKKMGSKNFVLIDAGFNDLMRPAMYGSYHHISVISGDNRDIDEETTIDTIIGGPLCESGDIFTQKEGGTVQTRKLPIIYVGDYIIFHDTGAYGASMSSNYNTRPLIQEILLHNNNSFIIRRRQKIEEILNLEKQYFFKKIILN; from the coding sequence ATGCTACAGTATCCCAATTATCAACAAAAATTTCATCTTAAAAAGATCAAGGCTTTAATTAAAAAATATCAATCACCATTCTGGGTGTATGATTCTAATATTATTTACAATAAAATAAAACTATTAAAAAATTTTGATGTGATTAGATTTGCTCAAAAATCTTGTTCAAATATTAATATATTACGTTTAATGAAAAACAAAAATATAAAAATAGATGCAGTTTCATTAGGAGAAATTGAACGAGCATTATTATCTGGATTTCAACCAAATACAAATGAAATAATATTTACTGCAGATATTTTAGACAAAGAAACTTTATCTAAAGTTGTAAATTACAAAATACCAGTTAATGCTGGATCTCTAGATATGTTGACACAAATAGGAAAAATATCTCCAGGTCATCATATTTGGTTGCGTATTAATCCTGGATTTGGATATGGACATAGCAAAAAAACTAATACTGGAGGAGAAAATAGTAAACACGGTATTTGGGAACCATCGCTAGCTATTCCAATTATAAAAAAATATAAACTCAAATTAATTGGTTTACATATGCACATTGGCTCTGGAGTCAACTATGTACATTTAAAAAAAGTCTGTAAATCTATGATAGAACATGTATATCAATTAAATCAAAAAATATCATCTATTTCTGCTGGTGGTGGATTACCTATACCTTATAATTTTAATGATAAACCAATAAATATAAATAAATACTTTGTGTTATGGGATACAGCAAGAAAAAAAATTTCTAAATTTTTAGGAAAAAAAATTGAATTAGAAATAGAACCTGGAAGATTTTTAGTTGCTGAATCAGGTATTTTAATTTCAAAAGTATGGGCTGTAAAAAAAATGGGAAGTAAAAATTTTGTTTTAATTGATGCTGGATTTAATGATTTAATGAGACCTGCTATGTACGGTAGTTATCATCATATTTCAGTCATTTCTGGAGATAATAGAGATATAGACGAAGAAACAACAATAGATACTATTATTGGAGGTCCTCTATGTGAATCAGGAGATATTTTTACACAAAAAGAAGGGGGAACAGTACAAACTAGAAAATTACCAATTATTTATGTAGGAGACTATATAATTTTTCATGATACAGGAGCTTATGGTGCTTCAATGTCATCGAATTATAATACAAGACCACTAATTCAAGAAATATTATTACATAATAACAATTCTTTTATTATTCGAAGACGTCAAAAAATAGAAGAGATACTAAATTTAGAAAAACAATATTTTTTTAAAAAAATAATATTAAATTAA